The Mangifera indica cultivar Alphonso chromosome 12, CATAS_Mindica_2.1, whole genome shotgun sequence DNA window TAAACCCCCAGTCCCATCCTAATAACAAATACAttgcaaagaagaaaaaacatgtCATACTTATGTACATACAAAGTAAGACCAATCGACTTACTGAACTAAAAAGTCGCAAGAAGGAGCAAGCTAGCCTCTGCAGATAGATAATGAAGATGATAATCACGATGGAGATGGAATGAAGAGGATCCGAGGTTCCTCTCAGAGCAAAATATGTTTTCTCAACCTTAATAATAAAACTGATAGGCTGAATTTTTGCTGCTGACATGATCACTCCGATCCAAGCTTCTTCCATCTATATTATGGTTCACTAGTACCATGCTTTactttttcttgtctttttggattttttttcttttggaaatCTGAAGTAATGAGCAAAACCTAAGCTACGAAAATACCAAGATATGACTAGGTAAAAGAGGGAGACAAATTGAAAGGAAATGACGTTTGGATTTGCTAGATCAGAGAGGTGACAGAGGACCCAATATTATTTGATGGATCATGCCAAGCACCGACTGAGGTTGCATTCCAGTAAAGAGAAGGATCTGATAACCCGATTGGTTCCATCTGATTCTGGCATGCTACATTCCAATCTATCCTGTTTTGGCCCTCTTCAGCTTTCACTTCTTTCATTGATATTCTGGCTCCACCATTTGCAGTCATATGCAGGTCTTCTAAGGGTGTTATGGAATTGAAATGGCCATGTGCTTGAGAGCTTTTAACTCCACCGTTGATGTACTTTTGGTGGTGAAGACTAGAAGCAAGCCACGAAGCCATAGTTGGAGAAGTAGTGGTGACACCGAAATTGGAATAGGTACTTGAAGGAAGAGAAGCAGAAGAAACTACATCTTGGTTTTGCTTAGTTGGGTTAAACCCATTTCGGTAATTGTTAGAACTATCCGAAGCATCATTAGACATGAGTCTAGAGGAAAACCCTAAGCCAAGAGCATTAAACTGAGGCTGTAGATCATAGCCAGAAACAGTGTCTACACTTGAAACTCTTGAATTAAACCTAGGAAATGGAAGGTTCATTTCAGATGGATTTGTGGGTAAACCATAAAACAAagaattaatatgatttgaGGTTGAAGAAATATCAATCTGGGTTTGTGTGGGAGGGTTAGTGTTTGCTGCGCTAGGAGTTGAAGAAGCTCCATCaatggaagatgaagaaggtCTCTTCACACGCTTGTTTTTCCTGCAACCACCACCTACAGGAACATTTCTCAGAGTTCCACCTCTTGTCCAGTAACGCTTGCACGCCTTGCAAAAGTGTCTCGGCTGAGAAAGACTGTAGTTGTTGTAGTAACAAAACTTGGTGTTTGAAGAATCACAGCGAGGACACTTGAGAGGTTGTTGCGGAGGCTGGTCTTGTCCAGGTTTCTCCATAAGCCCACCTGTGGAAGCCATCAAGCTTTTCTCATCTATCTGATTCTGCAACCAAAGAGAAAAAacggaaaagaaagaaagaaagaggtcAAGCTGCTGTTTTTAGGGTAAAATAACAACACAAGGAAAGATATTCTAATCTAAAAGCAAAGAAACAAGATGGGGTCATGTTTTGTCTAATAATTGAGTATtgacagagaaaaagaaagaaagaaggaaataaaagaaCCTGTGGCCATTCGTTAGTTGTTGAAGAGATGACTACCATCTTCTCACAGTTACCCAACATTTCTTCTCTCAAAGGAATCGTTGAAACAAAGAGTAAACAGACAAAGAGCAGGTGGCGACGTGAGTCTTTCCTGATGGGGTTGAAATATCATGACAGTGAGATAGAGAGAGAAGGAAAGTGATTAGCATAACAAGAAAATAATGgcattatttatctaatttcacGTGATGGGTCTGGTCTAAAATCGAATTTGAGTAggtatttgtttgtttaatgcaacttagaaaaatcaaaagaatataAAGGACATATTCAAAATCCAAGAAGAAGACAGAGAGGTGAAGTAAGCATAGAGATTAGAAAGAAAGATTGAAAGAACATTACATGTGAGAATACACACTCCACAGAACTACGTAACATTCCTCAGTTTAGATAGAGGGAATCCCCAGAGCTCAATACCCTATGCATCACAGCAAATCCCACTTCCACCtccactttttctttctttttttaaatttctatgattaattaatataaatgaatgcccacaaatttaaattatataatt harbors:
- the LOC123193710 gene encoding dof zinc finger protein DOF1.4-like encodes the protein MKDSRRHLLFVCLLFVSTIPLREEMLGNCEKMVVISSTTNEWPQNQIDEKSLMASTGGLMEKPGQDQPPQQPLKCPRCDSSNTKFCYYNNYSLSQPRHFCKACKRYWTRGGTLRNVPVGGGCRKNKRVKRPSSSSIDGASSTPSAANTNPPTQTQIDISSTSNHINSLFYGLPTNPSEMNLPFPRFNSRVSSVDTVSGYDLQPQFNALGLGFSSRLMSNDASDSSNNYRNGFNPTKQNQDVVSSASLPSSTYSNFGVTTTSPTMASWLASSLHHQKYINGGVKSSQAHGHFNSITPLEDLHMTANGGARISMKEVKAEEGQNRIDWNVACQNQMEPIGLSDPSLYWNATSVGAWHDPSNNIGSSVTSLI